In Candidatus Angelobacter sp., the genomic stretch GGCGTCCTGAATGGTGTTGTCTAACACCATAGCGACGGCTCGGCTCAGCGAAACCCAATGGATTTCGATCACTTCATCGTCCTCGGGTTGCGCAGCACCGGGTTTGGGACCACGAGCCAGGTAGATGCTCATGGCTTCAGCAACAAAGCCCGGACTCGCCCAAAAGCGGAGCGCCTTCTTC encodes the following:
- a CDS encoding NUDIX hydrolase; its protein translation is KKALRFWASPGFVAEAMSIYLARGPKPGAAQPEDDEVIEIHWVSLSRAVAMVLDNTIQDAKTIAGIMWFHTQRNQQLRRSRS